The segment TCGGCAGACTATACTCCCACGTTTCTTGAGTTTTGCCATGACCGGGGAGATCGATCGCCATGCAATTAAACTGCTCCAGCCGCGAACTTACGGAATGAAACTCTGTATGGTTCCCAAGAAACCCATGTAAAAACAAGACAGCAGGTTGGCTTGACGCAGACGTGAAATTCAGCAGCATTTCTGTAAACTTCTGGGGAACAATATTAAAACCTAGCTCGAAGCAGGATCGCTTACCAGCAGTTGATCCCCTCATGTTGACACATCCATGAATACAGACCAGGTTTTTCAGCTTGTCGATCGCGTTTTGCCCTTTGAAGCGTGCCTCTTTCACCAGATTTTGCCCCTCTCGATCGAGGAGGGCAAACTTCATTTGGGGATGGTGATGTTAGATGATGTGGCTGCCCTAGAATACGCTCGACGCATGATCGGCTACCAAAATTACTCGCTTATCCCTCAAAGCATTTCGTCAGAGGCGCATCATAAAACGCTCACGGCTTACTTAAACTACAATCAAACTCATCCCAAGACTGAACGATTCATCAAGGCTCCGGAACCCGAAAAGCCAAGTTCTCACGCTCAAGAACCGCTCCCCACTCCAGTGCTAGAACTCGAAAAGCCAAATCTTCACGAGAAAGAAACGCTAGTGCTTGAAGAAGATCCGGCTGAATTTGAAACCGAGCCGGAACCGAGCCAAGTTCCTATTTCTAATCTTTCCTCGAATCCATTGCCTGATTTAGCCGTCAGTACTCGATATTCAGAAGAACCGATCGCGCTGCTTAGCCAGCTTCCGCCCGCACGGCTGTTACAAGAATTACTTGGACGAGTGTTGTGTGAAGGTATTGGACGGCTGTACTTTGAGCGACAAGCAAGACATGGGCGCATTCTTTGGAGCCAAAATGGAATTTTACAGGCTTCGATCGAGGGTGTTCCTCTTCCCAAATTCCAAGCTTTATTAGACGAATTGAAAGAATTAACCCACCTTCCCCCGAAATTGGTGACTCAAGTTCGAGAAGTGGAAATTGAACGGCTCTATCAGCGCGATCGCGTTTTGCTACGACTGCGGCTGATGCCAACTGAAATGGGAGAGCAAGCAACCCTACAAGTATTACGTGGAGCCGCTTTGAAATTCCATCAACGCCAACAGGTCACGAACTTTAACCGCGACGCTCACACGATCGCTCAAAAACTCTACGAGAAAATGGATGAGTTGCTCAATGCTCAAGCGGCAAGTTCATTCATAACCGATCAATCTCAGTCCGATGTTGTGCCTGCACTCGATCAAGCGTTGCAAATCGTAGAGCAGCACCTCAGTCAACTCCGTACTCAAAATGGTCATAGATGAGCAGTACAGTTGAGCGATCGCACTTCCATCGCATCAGAAACATAGCAAGATCCGCCGAATCGATTCAAGATGGGTCGGATTTTTTCGATCGCGCCTTTCACCTGTTCCGGCGTACAAAATGCAATGATATACGCCATATCAATTAGAGTGGCATCAGTTTCATTTGTGCCAGAAACCCCACTACTTTCA is part of the Leptolyngbya boryana PCC 6306 genome and harbors:
- a CDS encoding P-II family nitrogen regulator, translated to MHAVKRIEILSDSIELPKILKSLKQSEIHRYTVIRNVESSGVSGTNETDATLIDMAYIIAFCTPEQVKGAIEKIRPILNRFGGSCYVSDAMEVRSLNCTAHL
- a CDS encoding GspE/PulE/PilB domain-containing protein — translated: MNTDQVFQLVDRVLPFEACLFHQILPLSIEEGKLHLGMVMLDDVAALEYARRMIGYQNYSLIPQSISSEAHHKTLTAYLNYNQTHPKTERFIKAPEPEKPSSHAQEPLPTPVLELEKPNLHEKETLVLEEDPAEFETEPEPSQVPISNLSSNPLPDLAVSTRYSEEPIALLSQLPPARLLQELLGRVLCEGIGRLYFERQARHGRILWSQNGILQASIEGVPLPKFQALLDELKELTHLPPKLVTQVREVEIERLYQRDRVLLRLRLMPTEMGEQATLQVLRGAALKFHQRQQVTNFNRDAHTIAQKLYEKMDELLNAQAASSFITDQSQSDVVPALDQALQIVEQHLSQLRTQNGHR